GGCTTCGTCCCATGTAAGCGGTTTTTCATCCGGCGCGGCCACCTGAGGGGCCTCGAGATCAAAGTAGTGAAGGGCTTGTGTGCCCTGCAACCGGGCGGCGGTGCGGAGGGCGCGGCGGGGCAGCTCGATGTGCGTGTGGATGGCCTGAAGCATGGCATCCAGGGAGGCACGGCTCATGGTGCCATCGAACAAAGGGGTGTCCAAAAAGTGCGGAATGCCGCGACGGCCATAGAGGGTCAGCCGGGTGCCTGCGATGCCGTTCAGCGCGGCAGCCAGGGTGTCCGCATGGTCCAGCCAGGGCTGCTGCCCGGCGTGAAAGGAGGCCTCGCGCAGGCGGCGGTCCGGCTCGGACATGAGGGCGCGGCGGCGGGCCATGGGAACGGATTCCACATGACCGTCCGGGAAGGTCATGCTGAAGACCATCTTGCCCGTGAGGGTGTCATAAAGGCGGCCCCAGGCATGGAGGCCGTTGACATTCAGATCGGCGGCCAGAGATTCTAACTCACCGGGCATCTGCTGGCGGCCCTCTTCCCGCATGCGGGTCACGGCATGCTCCGCACCCTGGAGCTGCGGATCCTGAAGCAGGCTGGCAAACGCGTCGTCAGGCAGGGCGGCGAGCCTGGCTTGGAGCGCCGCGCGGAGCTTGGCACTTTCGGCCTCCAGGGTGGAGATCCAGGCCTCGTCACTTTTGACAGGCTCATTGTTAGCATCATCAGCAGACAGGCAGCCGAGGTAGGCTGACAGGTGGCCCAGGCGGTCACCTAAAGATTCAAAATCGCAGGTCACGCGGACGATTTCTGGAACACTGTTTGTTAGGCATTCGGCGACGGATTTCAGCGCTTCGATATCGCGGACGAGGTCCGTTTTGAAGGCGATGTAGTCCGGCGCACCAAAGGCGGTGAACCAGGATTCAAGCGACCAGCGGTCAGGTGTGGCAGGAGTTTCAACAGTCATATTTTATAAAGAGCGCGGTTGGCCGTTCTTGCAATGATGGAAGCCTGCGGATCAGGCGAGGGCAAGCCTGGCGGCCTGTTTCAAGCTCAGCAGGCAGGAGATGCACACGCAGTCTCCCTGGGTCTGCCAGCTTATCCATTCCGTTTCATCCGGGGAGAGGTTCACCCGGTTGCATGGGCAGGCGGTGGCGCGGTTGCACAGACAAACAAAGGATGCCTCACAAAGCGGGCAGGAGATGATGTCGTGTTTGTCTTGATTATGTAGCATAATAAATCTGAATTTAAAACGTATTTGCTAATGTAACGGAGGCCATGAGATTGCTTCCCCCCCAAATCCGATATCGCCTGACAGGACCACTGATGCCAGGAGCTATCGAGACAGGTTGACCGTTTTTTTAACTAGCATGAACTTCTCTCCCTTCCGGTGGTTTTCGCGCAGTGAGGTTTCCTCAGAGGGTAAGGCTGCGCTGACGCCTGACCCAGATGCGCCTGTGCCGGTGGCCAAGCCGGAACAGGTACCTGCCAGCTCCCTGGGATATGTGGTCTTCACCCAGCCGCCGATGTCGCCATATGCCTATGCCTCCCACTGTTATGAGAAAAGTGCTGACTCGGTCCTGGCCCAGGAACTGAAGCGGCAGGGCCCGGAAGCCTTTATGCTGGTGGCGGCGGATGAAAAAAGCGTGCTGGTGCAGACGCAGGAATACCTTTGCAAGCTGGACCGGGAAGGCATCCAGGAGATCAGCCTGCACCCGGTGCTGCCGGCTAAGGGGAGCGGCATGGTCATGCTTTTTTTTGAAATCGCCCAAAAGGGCCAGATTGAATCCCACGACTTTCTGATGTGTGCCGTCTATAGCGAGGAACTGCAGGAATGGTGCGAGAAGAAGGGACGGGAAGTGGCGGCGCTTTTGAATGTGCCCTTTCAAGT
This portion of the Prosthecobacter sp. SYSU 5D2 genome encodes:
- a CDS encoding M3 family oligoendopeptidase encodes the protein MTVETPATPDRWSLESWFTAFGAPDYIAFKTDLVRDIEALKSVAECLTNSVPEIVRVTCDFESLGDRLGHLSAYLGCLSADDANNEPVKSDEAWISTLEAESAKLRAALQARLAALPDDAFASLLQDPQLQGAEHAVTRMREEGRQQMPGELESLAADLNVNGLHAWGRLYDTLTGKMVFSMTFPDGHVESVPMARRRALMSEPDRRLREASFHAGQQPWLDHADTLAAALNGIAGTRLTLYGRRGIPHFLDTPLFDGTMSRASLDAMLQAIHTHIELPRRALRTAARLQGTQALHYFDLEAPQVAAPDEKPLTWDEACATVEKAFSSGYPRLGSYFRDMLQQRWIEAQPRPGKRPGAFCTGSLLRHEERVYMTWHGTVHDMVTLAHEAGHAWHSCVLRPARSFAASYPMTLAETASNFGEMILLDGLLSDPALTPATKAYLLDQEMLRAHAYLVNIPMRYEFEKAFYAERASGEVSVTRLRELMTCAQNDLYGDTLLPDGTDPMFWASKMHFFISGVSFYNFPYVFGYLLSQALFARFKTEGASFLPRYEAFLAATGSATCEEVARQTLGADLTDPEFWATALCAIEPTLQAYEKLV
- a CDS encoding cysteine-rich CWC family protein, with amino-acid sequence MLHNQDKHDIISCPLCEASFVCLCNRATACPCNRVNLSPDETEWISWQTQGDCVCISCLLSLKQAARLALA